TGTATAAAAAAGGGGGAGAATTACTGACATGAAGCAATCTAAGACTCATAGAAAACGCGGAATTTTGCTGACTCCTGCTGGACTGAATCGGCTACAAGAAGCCATTATGGCTGTAGAAAGGGTGGAGAATCACGGCGATCACCTAACTTTAGACGAACTGAGCGATCGCATGAATGTTTCTACCAAAACACTAAGCCGATTGTGGTCTTTGCACACAGGTGTAGACCAAAAAACTCTAAAACTATGCTTTAGCGCTTTTAACCTGGAATTACATGAGCAAGACTATACAATTCTGAATGAAAATGAACACGACAGCAGTGAAACTTCGCAAGCGCTTTCGCTCTCGTCAGATACACTGGACCTAAGATCGTCCCAGTCTTTATCCATAGACTCATTTGTTAAGTTTGGGCGTGAGCAACTTAAAAATCTTTGGTCATACCCGGATGGTCCTGTCCCTTTGGATTCTCCTTTGTATATCGAACGTCCCCCAATAGAGGAACTAGTTTATCAGGAAATCACTCAACCGGGCTGCGTGATTCGGATTCGCGCCGCCAGACAGATGGGTAAGAGTTCTCTCGTGCTGCGGCTATTAGCCTTTGCACATAAGCTTGGGTATCGCACAGTGAATCTGAATTGCAACCAAATTGATTCCGACTGTCTGACTGACTTAAATAAGCTGTTACGTTGTCTTTGCTGGCGAGTAGCAACAGAATTAGGCATGGATCCCAACTTGAATGACAGATGGGATGAGGAAGTTGGTTGTAAGTTGAATAGCAGCTTTTACTTCCAAAATTATTTGCTCAAACAAAGTCAAAGTCCAGTGGTTTTGGTATTTAACGAAGTTGACCGCTTTTTTGAACATCCTCAGATTTGTGACGAGTTTTTTGCGTTGTTGCGTTCGTGGTGCGAGGAAGCACGACAAAATCTCAATTGGCAAAAGTTGAGGTTAGTAGTGGTTTACTCTACACAAGAGTATGTCACCCTGGATATCAACCGCTCTCCATTTAATA
This portion of the Brasilonema sennae CENA114 genome encodes:
- a CDS encoding AAA-like domain-containing protein codes for the protein MKQSKTHRKRGILLTPAGLNRLQEAIMAVERVENHGDHLTLDELSDRMNVSTKTLSRLWSLHTGVDQKTLKLCFSAFNLELHEQDYTILNENEHDSSETSQALSLSSDTLDLRSSQSLSIDSFVKFGREQLKNLWSYPDGPVPLDSPLYIERPPIEELVYQEITQPGCVIRIRAARQMGKSSLVLRLLAFAHKLGYRTVNLNCNQIDSDCLTDLNKLLRCLCWRVATELGMDPNLNDRWDEEVGCKLNSSFYFQNYLLKQSQSPVVLVFNEVDRFFEHPQICDEFFALLRSWCEEARQNLNWQKLRLVVVYSTQEYVTLDINRSPFNIGLPIRLVEFTHPQVKELAKAYGLDWSTGKESGSLISLVGGHPALIQLALYYIRCQEMTLEELIEEAQANGGIYRYHLWRHWIKLQENPELAKTYAELVTAKQAIYVNPIETYKLESLGLIRLEGDHILPRCELYRAYFEKQLVTATTRI